In Tsukamurella tyrosinosolvens, the genomic window CAGACCACAGCCGAACGACCACAGCCGACGAGGGAGATCACATGACCGGGGTCCTGGCCGACATCATCGAGGTCGCGCGCGAGCAGGTGCTCGAGCGCGGCGAGGGGCTGAGTCAGGAGCAGGTGCTCGCCGTGCTCCAGCTCCCCGACGACAAGCTCGACGAGGTGCTGCAGCTCGCGCACGAGGTGCGCATGAAGTGGTGCGGTCCCGAGGTTGAGGTCGAGGGCATCATCAGCCTCAAGACCGGCGGCTGCCCCGAGGACTGCCACTTCTGCAGCCAGTCCGGCTTGTTCGAGTCGCCCGTGCGCTCGGCGTGGATCGACATCCCGTCGCTGGTCGAGGCCGCGAAGCAGACCGCCAAGACCGGTGCCACCGAGTTCTGCATCGTCGCCGCCGTCCGCGGCCCGGACAAGCGCCTCATGAGCCAGGTCGCCGCCGGCATCGAGGCGATCCGCAACGAGGTCGACATCCAGATCGCGTGCAGCCTGGGCATGCTCACCCAGGAGCAGGTCGACGAGCTCAAGGCCATGGGCGTGCACCGCTACAACCACAATCTCGAGACCTCGAAGTCGCACTTCCCGAACGTCGTGACCACGCACTCCTGGGAGGAGCGCTGGGGCACCCTGCAGATGGTGCGCGAGGCCGGCATGGAGGTCTGCTGCGGCGGCATCCTGGGCATGGGGGAGACGCTGGAGCAGCGGGCCGAGTTCGCCGCGAACCTCGCGGAGCTGGATCCCGACGAGGTGCCCCTCAACTTCCTCAATCCGCGCCCGGGCACACCGTTCGGCGACCTCGACGTCCTCGAGCCGAACGAGGCGCTCAAGTCCGTCGCCGCGTTCCGGCTCGCGCTGCCGCGCACCATCCTGCGGTTCGCCGGCGGCCGCGAGATCACGCTCGGTGACCTGGGTGCCGAGAAGGGCATCCTCGGCGGCATCAACGCCGTGATCGTGGGCAACTACCTCACCACTCTGGGCCGCCCGGCCGAGACCGACCTGGACTTGCTCGGCGAGCTCAAGATGCCGATCAAGGCCCTCAACGACACCCTGTGACCCTCGTGGCCGACAAGGAGCCGGTGTACGACGTGTACACCGGCAAGCCGCTCGCCGAGGGCGCGCCCGTCTTCGCGGCGGCGCTGCTCGGGCTCGAGCCGCCGCGCTATTGCACGTACTGTGCGCGCCGGATGATCGTGCAGGTCAGCCCGCACGGCTGGACCGCACGGTGCTCCCGGCACGGCGAGTTCGATTCGTCGAGCGGCGAACGCTGATCGGCGTTCACAGCTCCTCTCGCTAGGCTGCGTCCCGATGACTACTGCAGCCCCGCCCCGGTCCGCGTCGGACGTCGTGGTGCCGGCCGTGATCGCCGCGGTCCTTGGCGCCGCCGGAGGCCTGCTCTGGGGCCTGACGGTGCCCGGCGTGCGCGGCGTGCTCACGCGGTCCGGCATCGTCTGGCGCGAGGGCCAGCTCGACAACATCTTCCAGGCCACGGTCCTGTTCGTCGCTGTCGCCGCGGTCGGCGGGCTGCTCACCGGCGCTGCGGTCTTCGTCCGTCGACGGCGTACGCCGCGGGGCGTCGCGATCACCCTCGGTGCCGCGGTCTTCGCGGTGTTCATCGCGACGGTGCTCGGTCAGGCCGTGGTCGATGCCCGGTTCGCGGGTCCGGGGGAGCCGGGCCTCGACTTCACCGCGGCACCGTCGATCCGGCTCGACGGTGCCAACGTCTTCGCCGTCGCCGACCACTCCGGCGGAGTCCTGGGCGATCTCGCGTCGTGGGTGCTGGTGCTCGTGTGGCCGGCGTCCGCCGCCCTGTGGTGCACGCTGGCCGCCCTGGTCGGGCGGCTCCCGGCGGAGTCAGTCGCCGGTGTGCCCGCGGAGCAGGTCCGCGAAATCGGTGACGGGCCCCAGGTCGAGGGCCTTGCCGGAGCGCCGGGGGGCGCCGAGGTCCGACGGTCCGCCGAAGCCGGCGACGGCACCGTCGGACTGGACGAGCGCGCCGGCGAGCTCCGCCCCGGCCCGTGAGACCCTGGCTCCGAGCTCGGAGGAACCGAAGTCCTCGGTCGCGGCGAACACGCCCGTCGGGAGGATCTGCGCGCGCAGGTAGCTGAACAGCGGCCGGAGCGCGTGGTCGAGGACCAGCGAATGCCGCGCCGTGCCGGCGGTGGCCGCGACGAGCACCGGGACGCCGGTGAGGGCCTCGGGGTCGAGGGCGTCGAAGAACATCTTGAACAGCCCGCTGTAGCTGGCGGTGAACACCGGCGAGACGGCGATCAGGCCGTCCGCGGTGGCGATCGCGTCCTTCGCCGCGCTGAGGGCGGGCGTCGGGACGCCGGTGGTCATGACGGTCGCGAGGTCGCGGGCGAGCTCGCGCACCTCGATCACGGTGACGTCCACGGCCTCACCGCGGGCCGACACCGCGGCGCGCGTGGCGTCGGCCAGCTGATCCGCCAGCAGGCGGGTCGACGACGGCTCGGAGACGCCGGCCGCGACGACGACGAGTGAGCGGGGCACGGTCAGACCTCCTGTCGTGCAGTGGGGAGCGGCATGGAGAGGAAGGTTCCGGTCATCGTCAGGCCTCCTTCGCGGCGGCGAGGTCCTGGGCCGGCAGGACCAGGTGGTGCGGCGAGTCCGGGCCGGCGGCGACGAGCGAGGCGTGGGTCGGCGGGTCCGACGGGACGTGCGCCGGGCGGCGCAGCTCGAACTCCTTGCGGAGCACCGGGACCACTCGGGTGCCGAGTATCTCGACCTGCTCGAGGACCTGGTCCAGCGGGAGTCCGGCGTGGTCGAGCAGGAAGAGCTGGCGCTGGTAGTCGCCGGCGAAGTCCGCGAAGCCGAGCGTCTTCTCGATCACCTGCTCGGGCGTGCCGACGGTGAGTGGGGTCATCTGCTCGAAGTCCTCCAGCGACGGGCCGTGGCCGTAGACGGGGGCGTTGTCGAAGTAGGGCCGGAAGCGCCGCTTCGCCTCGGCCTCGGTCCCGGCCATGAAGACCTGGCCGCCCAGGCCGACGATCGCCTGGTCGGCGGAGCCGTGGCCGTAGTGCTCGTAGCGCTGCCGGTACAGGCGCACCATCTGCTCGGTGTGCTCCTTGTTCCAGAAGATGTTGTTGTGGAAGAAGCCGTCGCCGTAGAAGGCCGCCTGCTCGGCGATCTCGGGCGAGCGGATCGACCCGTGCCAGACGAAGGGCGGCGTTCCGTCGAGCGGCGCCGGCGTCGACGTGTAGCTCTGCAGGGGCGTGCGGAACTGGCCCTCCCAGTCGACGACGGGCTCGCGCCACAGGCGGCGCAGCAGGTGGTAGTTCTCGATGGCCAGCGGGATGCCCTGGCGGATGTCCTTGCCGAACCACGGGTACACCGGACCGGTGTTGCCGCGGCCCAGCGTGAGGTCGACGCGGCCCTCGGCGAGGTGCTGGAGCATCGCGTAGTCCTCGGCGATCTTCACCGGGTCGTTCGTGGTGATGAGCGTGGTCGCGGTGCTCAGCGTGAGGTGCTGCGTCTTGGCGGCGATCCAGCCGAGCAGCGTGGTGGGGGAGCTGGGGACGAACGGCGGATTGTGGTGCTCGCCCGTGGCGAAGACGT contains:
- the bioB gene encoding biotin synthase BioB, translated to MTGVLADIIEVAREQVLERGEGLSQEQVLAVLQLPDDKLDEVLQLAHEVRMKWCGPEVEVEGIISLKTGGCPEDCHFCSQSGLFESPVRSAWIDIPSLVEAAKQTAKTGATEFCIVAAVRGPDKRLMSQVAAGIEAIRNEVDIQIACSLGMLTQEQVDELKAMGVHRYNHNLETSKSHFPNVVTTHSWEERWGTLQMVREAGMEVCCGGILGMGETLEQRAEFAANLAELDPDEVPLNFLNPRPGTPFGDLDVLEPNEALKSVAAFRLALPRTILRFAGGREITLGDLGAEKGILGGINAVIVGNYLTTLGRPAETDLDLLGELKMPIKALNDTL
- a CDS encoding FMN reductase, producing the protein MPRSLVVVAAGVSEPSSTRLLADQLADATRAAVSARGEAVDVTVIEVRELARDLATVMTTGVPTPALSAAKDAIATADGLIAVSPVFTASYSGLFKMFFDALDPEALTGVPVLVAATAGTARHSLVLDHALRPLFSYLRAQILPTGVFAATEDFGSSELGARVSRAGAELAGALVQSDGAVAGFGGPSDLGAPRRSGKALDLGPVTDFADLLRGHTGD
- a CDS encoding LLM class flavin-dependent oxidoreductase, translated to MQFGIFSVGDVTTDPTTGTTVSEHERIEAMTKIALKAEEVGLDVFATGEHHNPPFVPSSPTTLLGWIAAKTQHLTLSTATTLITTNDPVKIAEDYAMLQHLAEGRVDLTLGRGNTGPVYPWFGKDIRQGIPLAIENYHLLRRLWREPVVDWEGQFRTPLQSYTSTPAPLDGTPPFVWHGSIRSPEIAEQAAFYGDGFFHNNIFWNKEHTEQMVRLYRQRYEHYGHGSADQAIVGLGGQVFMAGTEAEAKRRFRPYFDNAPVYGHGPSLEDFEQMTPLTVGTPEQVIEKTLGFADFAGDYQRQLFLLDHAGLPLDQVLEQVEILGTRVVPVLRKEFELRRPAHVPSDPPTHASLVAAGPDSPHHLVLPAQDLAAAKEA